A stretch of Comamonadaceae bacterium M7527 DNA encodes these proteins:
- a CDS encoding AraC family transcriptional regulator, producing the protein MTSGNTHTYGKPNGGQSATPMAYIACIFKALQDAGLDTDKWLQQAQITPASVRNTKATVTASQMEVASDWAMRALNDEALGWFERALPWGSYGMLARASMGAPNLGTAMHRWCRHHGLLTNRVTLNVGASVNGLVDVHLIDHGVAPEYQEFCHVTLLRNLLGFCSWAVDSRLNLHSAAFACATPQHAGAYAVLFPCEVHFDAPHTCMRLSGSYLDLPLRRSEADLNAMLQRALPLTVRHYRRDRLLVQQVQRLLHNHSRALTANDVADQLNMSARSLFRQLRDEGATWQQLKTKHAMRLAQQALLSHDWPIKQVASHCGFENEKSFTRAFGQAFGQSPRQFRNGSH; encoded by the coding sequence ATGACTTCAGGCAACACGCACACCTACGGTAAACCCAACGGGGGGCAATCAGCCACTCCAATGGCCTACATCGCTTGTATTTTCAAGGCTTTGCAAGACGCTGGCCTTGACACAGACAAATGGCTACAGCAAGCACAAATTACGCCAGCTTCTGTGCGCAACACCAAAGCCACGGTCACCGCCTCGCAAATGGAAGTGGCCAGCGACTGGGCCATGCGCGCCCTGAACGATGAAGCACTGGGCTGGTTTGAGCGTGCATTGCCCTGGGGAAGCTACGGCATGCTGGCGCGTGCATCCATGGGCGCGCCCAACTTGGGCACCGCCATGCACAGGTGGTGCCGTCACCATGGCTTGCTCACCAATCGCGTCACACTCAATGTCGGCGCCTCAGTGAACGGGTTGGTGGACGTGCACTTGATAGACCATGGCGTAGCACCCGAGTACCAGGAGTTTTGCCACGTCACCTTGCTGCGCAACTTGCTGGGGTTTTGCAGCTGGGCGGTTGACTCGCGCCTGAACCTGCACAGCGCTGCATTTGCATGTGCCACGCCGCAACATGCCGGCGCTTACGCCGTTCTGTTTCCGTGCGAAGTGCACTTTGATGCACCGCATACCTGCATGCGCTTGTCTGGCAGTTACCTGGACTTGCCACTGCGCCGCAGCGAAGCAGACTTAAACGCCATGCTGCAACGCGCGCTGCCACTAACGGTGCGCCACTACAGGCGCGACAGATTGCTGGTGCAGCAAGTGCAACGGTTGCTGCACAACCACAGCAGAGCCCTGACCGCCAACGACGTTGCCGACCAACTGAACATGTCTGCGCGCAGCTTGTTTAGGCAGCTGCGCGATGAGGGCGCGACCTGGCAACAACTCAAAACCAAGCACGCCATGCGCTTGGCGCAGCAAGCGCTGCTGAGCCACGACTGGCCTATCAAGCAAGTGGCCAGCCACTGTGGGTTTGAAAATGAAAAAAGCTTTACCCGGGCGTTTGGACAAGCGTTTGGGCAGTCGCCCAGGCAGTTTCGAAATGGATCGCATTGA
- a CDS encoding enoyl-CoA hydratase/isomerase family protein produces MQTLDIRRVGGVAHVYLNRPEVRNAFNDDVIAELTHTFKTLADDEQLLAVVLGGHGKAFCAGADLNWMRAMADYSWEQNRADAQALADMLWTIYSCPVPVIARLQGDCYAGGVGLASVCDVRVAAAGVQLCLSEAKLGLLPGTIAPYVVRAMGEPAAKRYFVTAERFSAEAAQGFGMLHEVVAAEQLDATIQTMLDAITANGPKATRACKALVQEVAGASITSALRARTAELIADIRATDEGREGVQSFLNKRKPNWLASTPTSET; encoded by the coding sequence ATGCAAACTTTAGATATTCGCCGGGTTGGCGGCGTGGCCCATGTGTACCTCAACCGCCCAGAGGTGCGCAACGCCTTTAACGACGACGTCATTGCCGAGCTGACGCATACATTCAAGACACTTGCCGACGATGAGCAGCTGTTGGCAGTTGTGTTGGGTGGTCATGGCAAGGCATTTTGCGCCGGTGCAGACCTGAACTGGATGCGCGCCATGGCCGACTACAGCTGGGAACAGAATCGCGCCGATGCCCAAGCCTTGGCCGACATGCTATGGACTATTTACAGCTGCCCAGTGCCTGTTATTGCACGCTTGCAAGGCGATTGTTATGCGGGTGGCGTGGGCTTGGCCAGCGTGTGTGATGTGCGCGTGGCTGCCGCAGGTGTGCAACTTTGCCTCAGCGAAGCCAAGTTGGGTTTGCTGCCCGGCACCATTGCGCCATACGTGGTGCGCGCCATGGGAGAGCCAGCGGCCAAGCGCTATTTCGTCACAGCAGAGCGCTTCAGCGCCGAGGCGGCGCAAGGCTTCGGCATGTTGCACGAGGTGGTCGCGGCAGAGCAGCTGGACGCCACCATACAAACCATGCTGGACGCCATAACCGCAAACGGCCCCAAGGCCACGCGCGCGTGCAAGGCGCTGGTGCAAGAGGTGGCGGGCGCATCCATCACCAGCGCGTTGCGCGCGCGCACGGCAGAGCTGATCGCTGACATTCGCGCTACCGACGAGGGCCGCGAAGGCGTGCAGTCGTTTTTAAACAAACGCAAGCCCAATTGGCTTGCGTCAACGCCAACCAGTGAGACATGA
- a CDS encoding methylcrotonoyl-CoA carboxylase — protein MPQLRSQLNPRSAEFQANAAAMQAVVDDLKAVTAQTTAGGGEAAKAKHVARGKLLPRDRVLALLDAGSPFLELSPMAAYNMYDNAAPAAGVITGIGRVNGVDCMVVCNDATVKGGTYFPMTVKKHLRAQEVAQQNNLPCVYLVDSGGANLPQQDEVFPDRDHFGRIFYNQANMSAQGIGQVAVVMGSCTAGGAYVPAMSDETIIVKNQGTIFLGGPPLVKAATGEVVSAEDLGGGDVHTRLSGVADHLANDDHHALALARQAVANLNITKTMQGATRPPAPPALDAKELYGVIPTDTRKPFDVREIIARVVDDSAFDEFKARFGPTLVCGFAHIEGMPVGIVANNGILFSESAQKGAHFIELCCQRKIPLVFLQNITGFMVGRKVENEGIARHGAKMVTAVACAQVPKFTVIIGGSFGAGNYGMCGRAFNPRFLWIWPNARISVMGGEQAAGVLATVKRDGIEAKGGTWSAEEEAAFKAPVLQQYEHQGHPYYATARLWDDGVIDPADTRRLLALGLSAAHNAAIPETRFGVFRM, from the coding sequence ATGCCTCAATTGCGCAGCCAGCTCAACCCCAGAAGTGCAGAGTTTCAAGCCAATGCCGCCGCCATGCAGGCGGTTGTGGACGATTTGAAAGCCGTAACAGCACAAACCACAGCAGGCGGTGGTGAAGCGGCCAAAGCCAAGCATGTGGCGCGCGGCAAGCTGCTGCCCCGTGACCGCGTGCTTGCTTTGCTCGATGCGGGCTCACCGTTTTTAGAGCTGTCGCCCATGGCGGCTTACAACATGTATGACAACGCCGCGCCTGCCGCAGGCGTTATTACGGGCATAGGCCGGGTCAATGGCGTGGACTGTATGGTGGTGTGCAACGACGCCACAGTCAAAGGCGGCACCTACTTTCCCATGACGGTGAAAAAACACTTGCGCGCCCAAGAAGTGGCGCAGCAAAACAACTTGCCGTGTGTCTATTTGGTGGACTCGGGCGGGGCCAACCTGCCCCAGCAAGACGAGGTGTTTCCGGACCGTGACCACTTTGGCCGCATCTTTTACAACCAGGCCAATATGAGCGCTCAAGGCATAGGCCAGGTGGCTGTGGTGATGGGCAGCTGCACAGCGGGTGGTGCTTATGTGCCTGCCATGAGCGACGAGACCATCATTGTTAAAAACCAGGGCACCATTTTTTTGGGCGGTCCGCCGTTGGTGAAAGCTGCCACTGGTGAGGTGGTGAGTGCTGAAGATTTAGGTGGTGGTGATGTGCACACGCGCTTGTCTGGCGTGGCCGACCACTTGGCCAACGACGATCACCATGCGTTGGCGTTGGCGCGGCAAGCGGTGGCCAATCTCAACATCACCAAAACCATGCAAGGTGCAACACGCCCACCCGCACCGCCTGCGTTAGACGCCAAGGAGTTGTACGGCGTGATTCCCACGGATACGCGCAAGCCATTTGATGTGCGTGAGATCATTGCGCGCGTAGTGGACGACAGTGCGTTTGACGAGTTCAAAGCCCGCTTTGGTCCTACGTTGGTGTGTGGCTTTGCCCACATTGAGGGCATGCCTGTGGGCATAGTGGCCAACAACGGCATTTTGTTTTCTGAGTCGGCGCAAAAAGGCGCGCACTTTATTGAGCTGTGCTGCCAGCGCAAAATCCCGTTGGTGTTTTTGCAAAACATCACTGGTTTTATGGTGGGGCGAAAAGTGGAAAACGAAGGTATTGCCCGCCACGGCGCCAAGATGGTCACGGCTGTGGCTTGTGCCCAGGTGCCCAAGTTCACCGTCATCATTGGTGGCAGCTTTGGCGCAGGCAACTACGGCATGTGTGGCCGTGCCTTCAACCCACGTTTTTTATGGATATGGCCCAACGCGCGCATCAGCGTAATGGGGGGCGAGCAAGCCGCTGGTGTGCTGGCTACCGTGAAGCGCGACGGCATAGAGGCCAAAGGCGGCACTTGGAGCGCCGAGGAAGAAGCCGCCTTCAAGGCGCCTGTTTTACAGCAATACGAACATCAAGGCCACCCCTACTACGCCACCGCGCGCTTGTGGGACGACGGAGTGATTGACCCTGCGGACACCCGCCGCCTGCTGGCGCTGGGCCTGAGCGCTGCGCACAACGCGGCAATACCTGAGACACGCTTTGGCGTGTTTCGCATGTGA